CGACGAAGAACCTGCGAAAAAAATAGAAAAAAAATCTGACGTTTCGTAGGAGGTTTCCTATGGATCCTTATGAAGAAAAAAATTATTTAAGTCCACTTGATAAAAAGGAAGATGAGCCTCCACCATTGCGGGAGGCTCTTGTTGAAATTACTCACAATGATATTGAACAATCAGTAGTTGAGGATAAACCGATTTTCCCTTTAGATTCAATACTCGAGCATATTGCAGAGCTAAGGAAACAAATCATAAAAGGACTTGTCGTCTTTATTTTATTTTTTATTGTTGCATTCTCTACCATTAATATTTGGTTTCCGTATGTTACGCGTGGTCATTCACTCATTATTTTAGGACCACTAGAGGTCGTAAAGTTTTACATGACGATTTCCACTACTTTAGCATTTGGTCTTTCTATGCCTTTTCTCGTTCACTTTCTTTGGAGCTTTGTAAAACCTGGCTTAAAGGAAGAGGAAAGTCGCTTTCTCGGACTCTACGCACCAGTTATGTTTATGCTCTTTTTATTAGGTGTAGCATTCGGCTATTTTGTTGTTAATCCACTTAGCTATTCATTTTTAGTAAGCTTAGGTGCGACGAATTTTGATGTAATGGTATCTGCCAGTGAATATATGCATTTTTTAATAATGACAACAGTACCACTTGGATTATTATTTGAGCTGCCCATCGTTGCGCTCTTTTTATCGTCCATTGGTGTACTAACGGCTGAATCCATGAAAA
The genomic region above belongs to Lysinibacillus sp. FSL W8-0992 and contains:
- the tatC gene encoding twin-arginine translocase subunit TatC is translated as MDPYEEKNYLSPLDKKEDEPPPLREALVEITHNDIEQSVVEDKPIFPLDSILEHIAELRKQIIKGLVVFILFFIVAFSTINIWFPYVTRGHSLIILGPLEVVKFYMTISTTLAFGLSMPFLVHFLWSFVKPGLKEEESRFLGLYAPVMFMLFLLGVAFGYFVVNPLSYSFLVSLGATNFDVMVSASEYMHFLIMTTVPLGLLFELPIVALFLSSIGVLTAESMKKIRGWSYIAMGVGSAVITPPDFISQLLVLIPMIILYEISIHLVRRTERKQLESTA